TGAAATGGTTTGCTATAGTAAAGATCAAGGTGCTAACAGCATTTGGGATGGTTTTTCCATTCTCATTAAGAATAAGTTcaccattattattgattttAACAACCGAAAGGATAGAATCCTTTTGGTTCTCAGTGAGATAATTATCCCACCAACCTTTAAGTTGTCCTGAAAATTCTGACACAATAATATTTGCTATTGCTTCTTCAGAACTTTCATAGGCAGTTTGATAGTCCGTACAAACCATTGTCATATGTTGTTACATGTGCATAATGTTGTATTCAATTTTTTCATCTATGTTCCATTTATAGACGTTGTTTGTATTAAAGACGTTAAAGCCTAATTCTTTATCTTTCAGAACAAGATCAGGAGCAGTTGTTTGGATATGATAGTGTGGATGAGGTTTAATAAGACCTTTTCATTTTGTAATGGAGTTGGTCATGATAGGGTTGACTCTGGGTGAATCTAAGTCATCTTCAGAGTCTTGCAACTCTTCATGGATAACATTGATGGATATTTTAGCCGACTGCCTAATAACTCTTGTGGATGATTATGTGATTTGAGGAGTCTCAGGGATGATCGTTTGGTAGAGGAGATGTTCAATTTTGTGTATAAGTTCAGAAGTTTCtgatttttgtttcaaaatagAATATTTGAGGTTTTGTCTAACTTTCTGACTAATCTTAAAAGGTTTAAATAGTGTACATGAATCTATAGACATGGGTttatttggtatcagagcctgaTGGAGAAGTAGGAATATTCTTATTAACATTAGACTAACTCTGATTCACATGAATACTGgtatcttttataattttaatgaCTGTTTATGTTTCTTTTGTAAATATCGTAAAGCTAATTCCTAGATCTAGAAGTACATGTTGTTTCTTCTTATCATTTATAAGGCGGTAGTAGTAAGATTCGATAATTGGACAGTAAGACTAACTTGGTTATGTTCCTGTAAATGATAAgaacaaaatactaaaaatttcTGGTGGCTATGGATCTAAAAAATTaggtattttcaaaaaaaaaaagagttaaaatcCAGTTTCAGTGGCTGAGTGCTAGTTTAATGTTAATAGGCATAATCAGTTTTTTTAATGGGAAGGAGAGAGATCTACTTCcttattttttacttttggaTTTTTTCTAACACAATGTATCCACTCTTATTTGTGGTTTGTTTTTTGTGATTCTAAGTATTTTTCAGCCTCGGGTCTAAACACTTTCGCTTGTATATGATTTTGTTTGGAATTATCTTTTTGGGCCTTTTTTGAAATAGTAACCTTTGGCCCATTTTGCATGGAGATAGAGGGGGATGCTTCTACATGCATACCAACTTCATTAGGAAGCTCTGTGACATCTTCGTCATTATCACTCAATACATTGAACTTAGAGCCATTATTATCCGAATTATTTCCTTTCATACTTAATACTTCTTCCCTATTCTTAGCATATCCCATTGTACCTGCATTGTTCTTCCCATTTTTCCTTTGTATAGGGAGTCTAACCATCATCCATGGCCCAAAATTTGGCGAATCCTGACTCTCTTTCTTTTGTTGACTCAAATCAACATCTTTCTGATTAGATTGATTAGTTTGGTTATCGACAACACTTTGATTGTTGTTACTATCGTTTCCATCCACGGCGAGGTTGGATTCATGGTGGTCTGCAGTGGCTGTTGGAACTTTCATGCATTGATCTGATCAATGATCATATTTTTTACATGAGAAGTTAATTAAATAGAGACCTTCATATTTGATGTTGAGAACATGACCAAAAATCAAGATTCTGAACACTAATTGTTTAGATAAGTCAACTTCAACATAAATTTTAGCAAATTTACTACGAGAATGAATAGAAGTGTTCTTGTTGATTTTTAACATGATTTCAATGGCGAATCCAATCCGCCATAAGATGCAGTAATTATAAAGTTCAATAGAAAAATTTAGAATCCTAATCCAAGTAGCAATTTTTTTCACAATATTCtcagtaaaaaagaaaaagaatctcCATCTTTGCACTATAAGATAATGTCCTGTTATCATCTATGGTCCGCCGAACAAGACATGCGAGTAATCTTCTTGCTGTGAGTGAGACtcgaatttaaaatttttaaataaatatgaaaagATTATATCATTTAAACTATAGCATCATAATTCTTATATTTGAGTCCGATATATTCTAATTATCATTAAAACACTCCAAATAAATTCAGAAAAGAAACATTGAATAACGCAATGAAATACGCACGAAAATACAGTCAAatacgttttttttttaattttcgttCAGTTtgctaaattatttatatatttattttatttaaataaaaaaaaccctctttttatatatcaacaaacttataaaattaaattaattgcACTCTGCGCAAAAATCCAGGTTAAGAAATGATGTTACTTGGTGTAGTAGTACACAACATCGTTAAAAAGTCTTGAAGTTaggacaagaaaataaaacttaaacataAAAACATGCGCATCAGCACAGAGGCGATAGAACAGCACACTACAcaggaagaaagaaagagagaaaaaaaaaaacgccCAATTCCAATTAACTGACACGCGAGGCGAGACCCGTTTTCCCCCAAACTGGGTCTCTGACTCACCGTAGAGGCGTAGACTCTTCATTCTAACTCTACCaccgccaccaccaccaccaacctGACCTCAGTGGCTGCGTCCGTAGGAGATGGCGGCCGTGGCGTCGTCGGAGCAGCAGCAACAGCATCACCAAGAGAAGCGAATCGAGGACGAACTCTCGTACCCGATCATGGTGGCGGAGCGTGTTCGCGCGGCAGCTGACGAGGCTGACTCGTTCAAGACCGAGTGCTCCGAGGTCTGGAAGCAGGTCGACCGTCTCCTCCAGATGCTCCGCTCACTCGTCCGCTTCGCCACCTCCGCCGCCTCCTCCCCAGGTGGTCCCCCTCTCTACGAGCGCCCCGTCCGCCGCGTCGCCAGTGAAGCCTCCAAGAACCTCGACCGCGCTCTTTCCCTGGTCCGCAAGTGCAAGCGCCGCTCCATCCTCCGCCGCGTCGTCACCATCGTCTCCGCCGCAGACTTCCGCAAGGTCCTCTCCTACCTCGAAGCTTCCATCGGCGACATGCGCTGGCTGCTCTCCATCCTCGACGCCGACGGCTCCGCGGCGGCCGCAGGCGGAGGTGGCGGCATCGTCCTCTCGCTCCCTCCGATCGCCAGCAACGACCCCATTCTGTCTTGGGTATGGTCTTTCATTGCTAGTGTTCAAATGGGTCAATTGAACGACAGGGTAGAAGCCGCTAATGAACTTGCCTCGCTTGCGAATGATAACGATAGGAACAAGAAGATCATTGTTGAGGAAGGTGGGGTTCCACCTTTGTTGAAGCTCTTGAAAGAGAGTTCTTCGCCCGTTGCGCAAATTGCTGCGGCTAGCGCCTTGTGTAACTTGGCTAATGATTTGGAGAGGGTTAGGGTCATTGTGAGTGAGCTTGGTGTCCCTATTGTTGTGCAGGTTCTTGCTGATTCTCCCATGAAGGTGCAGATACGGGTTGCCCAATTGGTTGCCCGGATGGCCGAGCATGACCCTGTTGCACAGGAGGATTTCGCCCGGGAGAATGCCATTAGGCCTCTTGTTACACTGTTGTCCTTTGATACATTTGTGGATGATTCTATGGGCCAATTGGGCCGTCAGAGCATTCATTCCATTGTTCAGATTAATAGGGAATTGGGGAAGAAGACGGCTATGATGGGTAGGTCTGGTAATCGGCCGTTGACGAATTCTTTCTCGAGTTTTTCACATTCAGAGGGCAGTAGCAGAGGTGGAAATCACAGGAAAGACAGGGAGAATGAGGACCCTGCTGTAAAGCTTCAGCTAAAGGTTAGTTGCGCTGAAGCCTTGTGGATGCTTGCTAGAGGAAGTGTGACCAATAGTAGGAAGATAACCGAAACCAAAGGGATGCTTTGTTTGGCTAAGCTTGTTGAGAAGGAACAGGGGGAGCTGCAGTACAATTGCTTGATGACGATTATGGAGATAACAGCTGCAGCCGAGTCCAATGCTGATCTTCGCCGTGCAGCATTCAAGACTAACTCTCCTGCTGCTAAAGCTGTGGTGGAACAACTCTTGAGGATGATTAAGGAGGTGGACAACCCGTCCTTGCGAATTCCAGCCATAAAGTCAATTGGTTCATTAGCCAGGACATTTCCTGCTAGAGAGACTAGAGTAATCGGTCCCCTGGTAACACAGCTGAGTCATAGAAACACAGATGTTGCGGCTGAAGCAGCCATTGCTCTTAACAAGTTTGCTTGTCCAGATAATTTTCTACATGTGGAGCATTCCAAGGCCATAATTGAATTCAATGGAGTCCCGGCACTAATGAGACTGCTAAGGGCCAATGAAATTACACAGTTGCATGGGTTAATTCTCCTATGCTACCTTGCACTACATGCTGGTAACAGCGAATCGTTAGAACAAGCGAGGGTATTGACGGCTCTGGAGGGTGCAGACAGAGCAGTTATAGCACAGCATCCTGAGTTAAGAGAATTAGTGTCCAGAGCATTAATCCACCTCAATCTGTATCATGCAGGGATCAATTCTCAAAGGATAACATATTTGCCTTGACCACAGTCAGGAGCTAGTTTTCAACCCTGTCTATTTATGGGTTCACTGGTATACTCTTTAGTTAGTTTGCATCTGGTCAACTCTTTGGGTAATAAGAGGGGGTTTTAATTTATAGAAACAAAAGCATACTTAAGAAAAATACAGTAGTTTTCAAGTTAGTCTCTtatttttttccccttttgtgCAGAGATTGATTTATATTTTGGATAATTTAactcttttttatcttttgcaTATGATTTTTCTGTATATTGTCCATCAAATTTGTTTTTCTCCGTTGCCTTTTATAGTGCAATGTATTAGACTAGGATAAAATTGTTGTGAGGTTTCGATTAGTTTATTGTATGTGGAATGATTCTACTGTCAGAAAGCCTATTCATCACTTAACAGCTTCCTGATCAGTTGTGAGCACATCAATTGTGGTGTGTTAACTGGAATCTCCTCTATTCATTCATTATTTGGAACTTTATGGTTACAGAAACAACTTAGTTTTTGTCACATAATGTTAGaaccaatgaaaataataattgcTTTATCAATGCTTCTTGTATGTTAAAAGGAACTAGTCGTTGAAATTTTATGCAGCAGGCTTGAATTATTGTGGCTTTATTTTCATCGGATATGCTATTACTGGTTTAGACGCCGTGACTTGATTTATATGTAACTTGTTAATGGTGGCTCTTTTTTCCAAGTTTGCAAAGTGCCTTTTCGTGCTTACTAATACTCTGTCTCTTGCTGCTGTTGTGTGGGAGTGGGACGATattgagaaagaaaagagaaaggtTCCAAATTTGGAAGAACTTGTCTGCAAGTAAAAGGCGTTTTGGTTATATTCCCCATGTAAGAGGGCAAGATGTATTGTATTACCTTCAGATATGTTTTTTATAAGCAAATTTCCTAACCGCTTATCATTTTATGCAGAGGATCTGAAGCCTGCCTCCTAAAGATTCTTTTCTcgacaataaaataataaaacaaataagATACAGTATTCACTTAAttcttttatctctttaatTTTAGCCAAATGTAtgaatattttaagaaaaaaagttTAGGAGATAAAGATTATTGTTAATTTGAAAAGCGGGTATACAAAAATAAGTAAGTGACAATATCAAAGACTATGACACGGTTAGGCAGAGTGACCTTCCCTGGCCAACTTATTATTAGCACATGCACTGGCCTCCCCAATATACAAATTTCATGTGCACATGCCAATCTTCAGCCACCAAATCCCTAATGGCTAAAATTAACTAACTATACATGTCCATTGTCGGTGACATGAACGCCTAAAACAAAATTTGAATCACACTTTCAAGTGTCAAATTCTTCAATGCAAAATTACAAGTAGCATTTCCTTCATTTACATCCTTGCCTAGTGAACAACACGCATAAATTTTCTGCATTCAAATCTCTGGCCATTCCAATCTATGCATCAAATTATGGAACTTTCACGTAATGGTTAGACTCCTAATTACATACCGAGAAGAGCAGAAGTGTAAATGTTGACTACAACATTATAATGCTTCTATATATGATTCAGGTCAATATGAAACTGCAATCTTCCATGACAGCCTATACATAACACCACCCATCAGAGTATACGCAGACATGTGAAACTGAATTTTGACAAGTTCAACGtgtgaaaataaattattccatttttaattttacatcTTGATATACTGATATAGTATGCTTTGTACGTGCCAGAGCACTAGCTAGGAAGTTATCTATTATACATGGGAAGAACACTTATGTTTGGGATTAGTAGGCATAGCTTGCTGCTTGCTCAGCTACAGCTTTCTTTGTTCTTATGCTTTAGAATGTCTCTGTTGATTTTACACTTAAAGGGGTTGACTGCTGCCGATTTGACTTATTTTGATGGCAGAGCACGCCAACTGTCAGCGAGATGCATGGCATGATCACGTGAAGCTGCTGAAAGCCGGTGTAAAGCTTCATTCTTGACATGAGAAGCACCTCTTTCACCAGCCCGAGTAGCAAGTTCCAAGTATACCACAGCTTTCATCATGTCTCCCTCCTGTACACATGTAAAACCTATATCAGGGATACATTTTAATCAAAATATTATCCACCTTAGACTCAATGGAATCCTCTagtttcaattatcaattaccATAAGGCTTAAGAATATCTTAGTCCTTGCTGCAATAGTATAAATAAATTCCAAATGGGAATggaatcaacaacaacaaagctATCCCCCTCTAATTTGGGGTTCGCTATAATAATAATGTCAACAAATTTCAGAACCAAGGCAAATGACTCTCAGACAGAAATTTGGTGTGGGTGTGCGCGTGTGTCTCCACATATGATACACTTGTAAACTAGCTGAACTAAGGCTAGGACAGAGAGATCAATAAAACAAAGTAATGCATTTGATTTCCGGAAAAAGTAAAGGTGATGAAGAAGTCAATATAATATAAAGAAACACCTAGCTGACAATTAACAAGCTTCTAGAACTAGTAAGTATAGAAAAATACCAGACTCAAAATAAAGTACCTTCCTGCAATGATGTGTGGATTTCATTGAGGAAAGTTAACCCAGACATTTTGCCTGTTTCATTTACTCTTTAGCTCCACGCTAAAAATGCAAAAGAGTGGTATCAAGAGGTTAGGACTTACCGAGAAGAGAGCCAGTCCATGCTCATATTGAGCTTTACTGTGACCACGATCTGCAGCCCGCTTCATCCATTTTCTTGCCAATTGATTACTGTGTGTCAAGCCATCCCCAAAAGAGTAGCATAAGGAGATATTATACATTGCACGCACATACCCTCCTTCTGCAGCTTTCAGATACCATCTTGCCTGTTTCAAGGAAAACAAGTTAAAAGCAAAGATCATATAATATATCATGATGGCGATGGATCTTTAAAATAGCTGAAACTATAAACTAATTGTCAAACATAGATCCAACTGAAAATGGAAAAATACACAGATAAGAAAAGGATAGAGCACCCACAGCTTCTTTCATATTGCTCTTGGTCCCACAACTTCGATGCAGAGTGAGTGCAAGTTGGTACTGGGCACGAGCATTCCCACCAACGGAGGCTTTCCGCAACCATTTTATAGCTTCCTCAGTTTTTGGAGGTTCAGCTGTATAGCAAAGGGTACAACGATGTCAGAAAACTAACCATCAACAAAACTATATTTTGGCCATCTAAAGATAATATATATTACAACAATAATACACATGCAGGCATAAAGAGTAACTCTCACTCCTAAACACCACCAAACAACAGAAGAATAACTCCTAAGCCTAGATTTCATTTTTCAAGCTAACACTCACAGAATTTATTCCTAGCCACCATCCATCTTGACAGAGCGCCATGAATACCACATAACATAAACTTTTTGGTCAAAAGTCGAAACCACGGGTATAGAGGAAATCCAGTTCGAACTGAAGAGAACCTCTTGGGCAGCAAAACTCTCCATTCCAAGTTTTAACATAGCTACATATCTGACCAGGGCTTGAACAGTTGAACCAAATACCTTTTGGTCAAGCAAACAAAGGAACCTGTGAGCTGAATTAAGTATTCATTGGTTTGTTCCACAGCGAAAGCCTAAAATGACAATGATAATGTACCCAAGTCCAGAAACAATGCGATTCCCAACCTTCCCGCGTTTATTCCCGTGTTCTTTCTGGTGTACTCTAAGCCATTGAATATGAACTAATCTAGTTTGACCTAAAGTCAACACACTATGAACAGCACAAATATGCTTTATCCAATATCCACAATTAGAAACTCaaccttgaaattagtttagaAAATAAATACCTTGCAAATACGAAATCCCTAAATTGCACTGTGCGGCATGGTTTCCGAGCTCCGCAGATTTCAGGAACAAATCGAGGGCTCTCTGCTTCTCCCCTCTCTCCCAATACATGAGCCCGGCGTCCACCATGGCGAGTGCAGACCCACGCGCCGCCGCCTTCTCGAACGACTCCAGTGCCTTTTCTGCGTTCTGTTTCACCCGTGGGCTTCCGTGCTTGAACTTCTTCCCCCACCGGAGCAGCATCATCGCCTCTCTCAGCGGCCGCAACGCCTCCCACCACGACCGGCACACCACCGACGCCGCCTTCAGCGTTGGGTCATCGAACGACGCCGCTATCTTCGCCATCACGTCGTACGGTAGCGCCGAGAAGCCAGCGCCGCCGTCGGAAGGTGCAGCCGACAAGGGAGGAGGGTGGCTGTGGGAGCAGCGACGAACAAAACGAGTGTGTTTCGCGGCCGAGGAAGAGGACGGGGTGTCGGTTGGGAAGGGGAAAGAGGAGAAGGGTGAGGAAGAGGAGGCGCGTGGCCATGTTCGGTGCTTCATTATGCTCCGGCACGGTAGCGGTGGTGCTAGTGTTAGAGAACGTGTGGCGTGTGGTTTCGTTCAGAAGTGTAAAACACTGAGACGACGTCGCTGTGTTGGGTTTTGGTGAGGCATTTTcatttctttattttcattttcaatttcaattttgcCTTCGCATCAAAGTCAGCTATGACATGACTTGTAAAATTGATTAATTCATGATAAGTAATCGCATCGCATCCATTTGTCTACTATCTTCATAGTTAATACTTAATACTTAATACTTAATggtcgaaaatttttaaataatttaataaatttaattaaattattatttaataatttttttgttattaatttcttacatgtgaatttttacttttgtttATTTACGACAAATACAATGTCTTTCTAATAAAACAGAGGATAAAATGTTTTTAatgatttattattataattaaaataaaataattttatttaattttaatcttacgAAActcattatatttattttttttattaaaacgatttttaaaatatttaaatgcACCATCATCAATTCATATTAGGAGTCATACCAAGTATACACTATATACTGAATATCaaaggtaatttttatttataaagataagatactaaaatatagatataaagatataaaaatataaaattatatttaatagatacaaataaaaatattatattttaaaatattaaattagtgtattttataaaattaaataaaaatataatttattttttattttttattattattatcaaatttttataattatattttttattattttattttttattttaaattttgtgtaaaataaaaaaaataaattaaattgtgtatgatttattattattttattttatattcaatttaccactaacaaaatataaaaatattaatttttatatttttattttttagattttaattttagtatcttattttatcatattctcaaaataaaaaacaaactaaaatatCAGTTAAACTCTCactataataattaattacgCATTAATATTCATGGTTATAAAAGTGAAAGATTAATTTGTCTAAAATTTACAAACTAAACTAAATCTTATTAAAAAGAGAACTATGATAAATCACATGATAATATTTTGATGGAGAAATTATTGTtctgtacctcgtcgtttttatatatttatatgaaaaagtaaatatttattataaaaaaaataaacatatataactgttcataccctgatcTAATATTATGACTCAGGTCTAAACACACCAAAAGGCCTGATTGGTTTTCGCTACTCATCGACCTCCTCAGAAGAGGTCGGATTCGACACAGACTCCATCCCAAAGAAGTCGGGTTCGAAGGATAGCTGGCAGataatatttattcaaataagtaattgcccctaaaatctctcaacccacttccaAGAGCCATATCTCAACtaccctaagataaagggacggttatccaccttgaaaagtggaactactccaacagtagttattggatcaccactataaatacactgacacctctcaaatatctctaagttccaatactcTCAAAACCGGCTTAACCCCTTGCCGACTTAGGCATCGAaatgtctttgcaggtaccaccctcTATTCTCTCATATACACAAATCGGACGGAGACTCCCAAATGCAAATCAAGTCGGAGACCACCTTCCAAAGACGCTTGGGCTAATTCTTCCAGCCCAATCCGCAATTCTCAAGTTGCCCACAtaacattggcgccattgtcGGGGACCTGGGAGATCAACCGATAATGGCAGACGACCTAAACGAGGATGGAAACACAGCGTCcgattctgagcaagagaatcaagACGCTGGTAATAACAACAGAGCCATAGTCACTTACCAAGGGGTGACCAACCAGCACAGAGAAGGCCCCTCCGGAGTAAAAGACCCAAAGGGGACCCCTCTGAGGGGCACGAATCCAGAAAGGAGGGACAATCCCATGCATCCGATCTAATGGGATTGTTCCATGGCCACCAGGGACGACAGGAACAGCTAGAGCAAGAACTGGAGCGACAGCGAGAGGCGGAGAGAAACTTGAGAAGGGTAGTCGAGCGACGAAAAGAGCTTGAAGAAAAGCTCTTGAGATTAGAATCCGCTCTCCAAGGTCATAACTCTCGCAGTGACCGAGAAGACTCTCCCTTGGGAGGGGAAGACCCGTTCTGtaaggacataatgagggcaaaagttccaaggaacttcaaaagccccgATATGTACTATATGACGGGACTACCgatccaaagcatcacctgAGCAATTTTAAAAGTCGGATGAACCTAGCCAACACCTCTGACACTACTCGCTGCAAAGCCCTTCTAACAACTCTGACAAAAGCAgcaatgaagtggttcgatagcctcacCCCAAGGTCGGTCACCAGCTTCGATGACCTTTCGCGTAAGTTCCTTATGCAATTTTCAATTCAAAAGGATAAAGTGAAGCACGACCGAGTCTCCTAGGAGTGAAACAGGAGATCGGAGAACCTTTAAGGG
The genomic region above belongs to Arachis stenosperma cultivar V10309 chromosome 5, arast.V10309.gnm1.PFL2, whole genome shotgun sequence and contains:
- the LOC130978952 gene encoding ARM REPEAT PROTEIN INTERACTING WITH ABF2-like, with the protein product MAAVASSEQQQQHHQEKRIEDELSYPIMVAERVRAAADEADSFKTECSEVWKQVDRLLQMLRSLVRFATSAASSPGGPPLYERPVRRVASEASKNLDRALSLVRKCKRRSILRRVVTIVSAADFRKVLSYLEASIGDMRWLLSILDADGSAAAAGGGGGIVLSLPPIASNDPILSWVWSFIASVQMGQLNDRVEAANELASLANDNDRNKKIIVEEGGVPPLLKLLKESSSPVAQIAAASALCNLANDLERVRVIVSELGVPIVVQVLADSPMKVQIRVAQLVARMAEHDPVAQEDFARENAIRPLVTLLSFDTFVDDSMGQLGRQSIHSIVQINRELGKKTAMMGRSGNRPLTNSFSSFSHSEGSSRGGNHRKDRENEDPAVKLQLKVSCAEALWMLARGSVTNSRKITETKGMLCLAKLVEKEQGELQYNCLMTIMEITAAAESNADLRRAAFKTNSPAAKAVVEQLLRMIKEVDNPSLRIPAIKSIGSLARTFPARETRVIGPLVTQLSHRNTDVAAEAAIALNKFACPDNFLHVEHSKAIIEFNGVPALMRLLRANEITQLHGLILLCYLALHAGNSESLEQARVLTALEGADRAVIAQHPELRELVSRALIHLNLYHAGINSQRITYLP
- the LOC130979171 gene encoding F-box protein At1g70590-like; amino-acid sequence: MKHRTWPRASSSSPFSSFPFPTDTPSSSSAAKHTRFVRRCSHSHPPPLSAAPSDGGAGFSALPYDVMAKIAASFDDPTLKAASVVCRSWWEALRPLREAMMLLRWGKKFKHGSPRVKQNAEKALESFEKAAARGSALAMVDAGLMYWERGEKQRALDLFLKSAELGNHAAQCNLGISYLQAEPPKTEEAIKWLRKASVGGNARAQYQLALTLHRSCGTKSNMKEAARWYLKAAEGGYVRAMYNISLCYSFGDGLTHSNQLARKWMKRAADRGHSKAQYEHGLALFSEGDMMKAVVYLELATRAGERGASHVKNEALHRLSAASRDHAMHLADSWRALPSK